Proteins encoded within one genomic window of Fibrobacter sp. UWB16:
- a CDS encoding tyrosine-protein phosphatase translates to MLAFWALAFALLFAACSNDDNGTILVNPIGGESCAAIEESSSSDYALSSSVVASSSSADGLVSISTTVMEDTLEIFAFGGVKLDVVADSFLTKFDYGDVVMVMIAGYDTVDVPVVAGYGYVFPGEFFLYVSEGLNYIKLEARYGQMAEVVGLGRDLKFPIDVVVQMKEKGGYVDHLENLKSLSIANYPGAYPDLSIEEFANFRMVHTTGMGEGVLYRSSSPIDPAIYRNAIADSLAAVAGVRTFVNLADELQYAEEYKGFADSYYATQNVVYLNVEPAFANTPFKEGLVKGLRYMIEHEGPYLVHCTYGMDRTGFTIAVLEALMGATAGEIKADYATTHKNFYNVVNGQHVALTAKQVALLQAIIVRLMQNSFKTAGVDISDFENADLASATEKYLLALGMEQSEIEALKSRLK, encoded by the coding sequence ATGTTGGCGTTTTGGGCGCTGGCTTTTGCGCTGCTTTTTGCTGCTTGTAGCAACGACGATAATGGTACGATCTTAGTGAATCCTATAGGTGGCGAAAGTTGCGCTGCCATTGAAGAATCAAGTTCTTCGGATTACGCGTTGTCCTCGTCTGTTGTTGCATCGAGCTCTTCCGCAGATGGGTTAGTTTCGATTTCAACGACTGTTATGGAGGATACGCTTGAAATATTTGCATTCGGGGGTGTGAAACTTGACGTTGTTGCGGATTCGTTCCTGACAAAGTTTGATTATGGCGATGTCGTGATGGTGATGATTGCGGGGTACGATACGGTGGATGTTCCTGTAGTTGCGGGTTACGGATATGTTTTCCCCGGTGAATTCTTTTTGTATGTCTCTGAGGGATTGAATTATATCAAGCTTGAGGCTCGTTACGGCCAAATGGCTGAGGTCGTTGGTCTCGGGCGCGATTTGAAATTCCCGATAGATGTTGTTGTGCAGATGAAGGAAAAGGGTGGCTATGTGGACCATCTTGAAAATTTGAAGTCGCTTTCAATTGCGAATTATCCGGGGGCTTATCCTGATTTGTCTATTGAGGAGTTTGCGAATTTTAGAATGGTGCATACAACCGGAATGGGCGAGGGTGTGCTTTATCGATCTTCAAGTCCGATTGATCCAGCGATTTATCGCAATGCAATTGCGGATTCATTGGCGGCGGTGGCTGGCGTTAGGACTTTTGTGAACCTTGCAGATGAATTACAATATGCCGAAGAATACAAAGGCTTTGCAGATTCTTATTATGCAACGCAGAATGTGGTCTATCTTAATGTGGAACCTGCTTTTGCGAATACGCCGTTCAAGGAAGGGCTTGTCAAAGGCTTGCGCTATATGATAGAGCATGAAGGCCCGTATCTAGTGCATTGCACGTATGGCATGGACCGAACCGGATTTACGATTGCCGTGCTCGAAGCGCTGATGGGGGCGACCGCTGGTGAAATCAAGGCGGATTACGCCACGACTCACAAGAATTTTTACAACGTGGTTAATGGCCAACATGTTGCTTTGACAGCAAAGCAAGTGGCGTTGCTACAGGCGATTATTGTAAGACTTATGCAGAATTCGTTCAAAACGGCTGGTGTTGATATCTCTGATTTCGAAAATGCAGATTTAGCGTCCGCTACAGAAAAGTATTTGCTGGCGCTTGGCATGGAACAATCAGAAATCGAAGCGCTGAAATCGCGACTGAAGTAG
- a CDS encoding flotillin family protein has protein sequence MPENIHYIAIAAAILLLIIVFVMSYIKAAPDEAIIVSGIRKVPRVIIGRAGLRIPFFERADHLSLQLIQIDVKTGSPVPTKDYINVSVDAVVTAKISDNPDRLKSSAQNFLNKKPEDIRAMIVDILEGNMREIVGRMQLVDLVGDRKQVSELVLENAIPDLEKLGIVVQTFNIQNFEDANGVIENLGVDKTSAIRKAAAISKANAERDISVAQSQAKKEANDAAVAAELEIAQKQNDLAVKKANLQKISDTEKAIADAAYEIQKQTQQKEINVAQAEAEVAKQEKEIEIRERMVMVTEKELKAEIEKKAEAERQAQIQRSEAELFQQQKDAEAVRYKEEQRAKAIKQIAEAEKEKAFAEAEATKAKALAEAEATKAKGLAEAEAIKAQGLAEAEALNKKAEAMKLYGDAARQEMQLKTIEKYFEQMPQIAAAIAKPMEKIGNITMYGEGNTAKLTGDITKTLTQVTNGLTDSLGIDLRTVLGSMFGAKLAGVTKSDDPKNDNNNK, from the coding sequence ATGCCAGAAAACATCCACTACATCGCTATTGCAGCGGCTATACTTTTACTGATTATCGTTTTCGTGATGTCCTACATCAAGGCAGCTCCGGACGAAGCGATTATCGTTTCCGGTATCCGTAAGGTTCCAAGAGTCATCATCGGTCGCGCAGGGTTGCGCATCCCGTTCTTCGAACGCGCTGACCACCTTTCCCTGCAATTGATTCAGATTGACGTGAAGACAGGAAGCCCGGTCCCCACCAAAGACTACATCAACGTATCCGTCGACGCCGTCGTGACCGCCAAGATTTCGGACAATCCGGACCGTCTTAAATCTTCTGCACAGAACTTCTTGAACAAGAAACCCGAAGACATTCGCGCCATGATCGTCGACATTCTCGAAGGTAACATGCGTGAAATTGTCGGCCGTATGCAGCTCGTGGACCTCGTGGGCGACCGCAAGCAGGTCTCTGAACTCGTGCTCGAAAACGCCATCCCGGACCTTGAAAAACTCGGTATCGTGGTGCAGACGTTCAACATCCAGAACTTTGAAGATGCCAACGGCGTGATTGAAAACCTCGGTGTCGATAAGACTTCCGCCATCCGCAAGGCAGCGGCCATTTCCAAGGCCAACGCCGAACGCGATATCAGCGTTGCCCAATCGCAGGCCAAGAAAGAAGCTAACGATGCAGCCGTTGCCGCAGAACTCGAAATCGCCCAGAAGCAAAACGACCTCGCCGTGAAAAAGGCCAACTTGCAGAAGATTTCCGATACAGAAAAGGCAATCGCAGACGCCGCTTACGAAATCCAGAAGCAGACTCAGCAAAAGGAAATCAACGTTGCCCAGGCTGAAGCCGAAGTCGCCAAGCAAGAAAAGGAAATTGAAATTCGCGAACGCATGGTCATGGTGACCGAAAAGGAACTTAAAGCGGAAATCGAAAAGAAAGCCGAAGCCGAACGCCAGGCACAAATCCAGCGTTCCGAAGCCGAGCTTTTCCAACAGCAGAAAGACGCAGAAGCCGTCCGCTACAAGGAAGAACAGCGCGCCAAGGCCATCAAGCAGATTGCAGAAGCCGAAAAGGAAAAGGCGTTCGCAGAAGCCGAAGCTACGAAAGCCAAAGCCCTCGCCGAAGCCGAAGCGACCAAGGCAAAGGGTTTAGCAGAAGCAGAAGCCATCAAGGCCCAAGGCCTTGCCGAAGCCGAAGCACTCAACAAGAAGGCCGAAGCCATGAAGCTTTATGGAGACGCCGCCCGTCAGGAAATGCAGCTCAAGACGATTGAAAAGTACTTCGAACAGATGCCGCAAATTGCAGCCGCCATTGCAAAGCCGATGGAAAAGATCGGAAACATCACGATGTACGGCGAAGGCAATACAGCAAAGCTCACTGGAGACATCACCAAGACGCTCACGCAGGTCACGAACGGCCTTACGGACTCGCTCGGCATTGACCTCCGTACAGTTCTTGGCTCCATGTTCGGGGCAAAACTCGCCGGAGTCACCAAAAGCGACGATCCAAAAAACGACAACAATAACAAATAA
- a CDS encoding SPOR domain-containing protein → MAKYFIHNLVITGALCAFATTASFAEAAPTLATAQKAYVNGNWKVAAAAYEQVCPNEPEATRTECYLWNVLALSQTGIAADFSKAGKRLDSLIDKTNPQQAIYADLMMTKAQFQMYLGRYNKAAESLVHAIETSQPHQMTVLQKVCVAVQDRAHSEDLNEACKNLGNPEAIKQAVAKREQAKAEQLASTNQPASSTPAANNDVAKVADTKAEPAPTKAPETKPAEDKSAWQLQLGAFGVKSNADLLVDNLKKRNIACTISQNTLESGKVLYIVRTGPFDTKESAVDYGAKKLAPLNVEFRPMLVKQAL, encoded by the coding sequence ATGGCTAAATATTTTATTCACAATTTGGTTATTACAGGCGCACTGTGCGCGTTTGCCACCACAGCATCCTTCGCTGAGGCCGCACCAACTCTCGCCACCGCCCAAAAAGCTTACGTAAACGGCAACTGGAAAGTCGCCGCAGCCGCATATGAGCAGGTTTGCCCGAACGAGCCCGAAGCAACTCGTACTGAATGCTATTTATGGAATGTACTTGCCCTTTCTCAAACGGGCATTGCCGCTGATTTCAGCAAGGCTGGCAAGCGTCTCGACAGTCTCATCGACAAGACGAACCCGCAACAAGCCATTTATGCGGACCTTATGATGACCAAGGCCCAGTTCCAGATGTACCTTGGCCGCTACAACAAGGCCGCCGAATCCCTCGTACACGCAATCGAAACTTCGCAACCGCATCAAATGACCGTGCTGCAGAAAGTCTGCGTCGCCGTCCAAGACCGCGCCCATAGCGAAGATTTGAACGAAGCCTGCAAAAACCTCGGCAATCCCGAAGCCATCAAGCAAGCCGTCGCCAAGAGGGAACAAGCAAAAGCGGAACAACTCGCCAGCACCAATCAGCCCGCAAGCAGCACCCCAGCTGCAAACAATGACGTTGCCAAAGTAGCAGACACCAAGGCCGAACCCGCGCCAACAAAGGCGCCCGAAACAAAGCCAGCCGAAGACAAATCCGCATGGCAGCTACAACTAGGGGCATTTGGAGTCAAGTCCAACGCCGACTTGCTCGTAGACAATCTTAAAAAGCGCAACATCGCCTGCACCATCAGCCAGAACACGCTTGAAAGCGGGAAAGTCCTCTATATCGTACGCACAGGTCCATTTGATACAAAGGAAAGTGCTGTGGATTACGGAGCTAAAAAACTCGCCCCGCTCAATGTGGAATTCAGGCCAATGCTTGTAAAACAAGCCCTTTAA
- the miaB gene encoding tRNA (N6-isopentenyl adenosine(37)-C2)-methylthiotransferase MiaB yields the protein MKKYHLATYGCQMNEYDSAMIAQELDMCGCVETNNQEDADIIIVNTCSVREKAEETAIVNISKLKYLRKKNPDVKVVVCGCMAKNRGPELLKRLKNVNYIVGPDQYRKIPELLFGEAQSPLHKTHHKMFIDEDRDENYLGEYAKLQNDVSAFVAIQRGCNKRCSYCIVPYLRGPEKYRDMDDVLTEVKRAADKGITEVMLLGQTVNAYKTPNADFTTLLTKVSEIGGIKRIRFTSPHPRHYTNELIDVLLNNPKVCHYAHIPLQSGSDAILKKMRRQHNMEQYMTVIEQLRSKDPYYAISTDVICGFVGETDEDFEQTIKAFEACQFDTAYMFIYSPRKGTESFNEAEILTPEEKSARHSRLVELQNAITLKRNQMMIGRTEEILVEHGSTRDKTELVGKTDNFKKVIFKPEEGRIIKPGDYVKVKIDDIRGWTLRGTLV from the coding sequence ATGAAAAAATACCACTTGGCCACATACGGCTGCCAGATGAACGAATACGACTCCGCGATGATTGCGCAGGAGCTGGACATGTGCGGTTGCGTCGAGACGAACAACCAGGAAGACGCCGACATCATCATCGTGAACACCTGCAGCGTGCGTGAAAAGGCCGAGGAAACAGCCATCGTCAACATCAGCAAGCTCAAGTACTTGCGCAAGAAGAATCCCGACGTGAAAGTCGTCGTGTGCGGTTGCATGGCCAAGAATCGCGGGCCGGAACTGCTCAAGCGCCTCAAGAACGTGAACTACATCGTAGGCCCGGACCAGTACCGCAAAATTCCAGAACTTCTGTTCGGAGAAGCCCAGAGCCCGCTGCACAAGACGCACCACAAGATGTTCATCGACGAAGACCGCGACGAGAACTACCTCGGCGAATACGCCAAACTCCAGAATGACGTGAGCGCATTCGTCGCAATCCAGCGCGGTTGCAACAAGCGCTGCAGCTACTGCATCGTGCCGTACCTCCGCGGTCCCGAGAAATACCGCGACATGGACGACGTGCTGACGGAAGTCAAGCGAGCCGCCGACAAGGGCATCACCGAAGTGATGTTGCTCGGCCAGACGGTGAATGCATACAAGACGCCAAACGCAGACTTCACGACATTACTGACAAAAGTTTCCGAAATCGGTGGTATCAAGCGCATCCGCTTTACAAGCCCGCACCCGCGCCATTATACGAACGAACTCATTGACGTTCTCTTAAACAACCCGAAGGTCTGCCATTACGCGCACATTCCGCTCCAGAGCGGCTCCGACGCAATCCTCAAGAAAATGCGCCGCCAGCACAACATGGAACAGTACATGACCGTCATTGAGCAGTTGCGCAGCAAGGATCCGTACTACGCCATTTCGACAGACGTCATCTGCGGATTCGTGGGCGAAACTGACGAAGATTTTGAACAGACGATCAAGGCATTTGAAGCCTGCCAGTTCGACACGGCATACATGTTCATCTACAGCCCGCGCAAAGGCACCGAATCGTTCAACGAAGCCGAAATTCTCACGCCCGAAGAAAAGTCGGCCCGCCATTCGCGCCTCGTGGAACTCCAGAACGCCATCACGCTCAAGCGCAACCAGATGATGATTGGCCGCACCGAAGAAATCCTCGTCGAACACGGCTCCACCCGCGACAAGACGGAACTCGTCGGCAAGACGGACAACTTCAAGAAGGTCATTTTCAAGCCGGAGGAAGGCCGCATCATCAAGCCGGGCGATTACGTCAAGGTGAAAATTGACGACATCCGAGGCTGGACGCTCCGCGGCACCCTAGTGTAA
- a CDS encoding ATP-binding protein, translated as MARELSFVQSVERSISKTYRERLWTPFITAIKNYKLIEEGDKIAVCISGGKDSMLMAKLIQMLHRHSDVKFDVEYLVMDPGYNEINRQKIESNAKLLEIPITVFETNIFDVANNTERSPCYVCAKMRRGHLYHKAKDLGCNKIALGHHLSDVIETTVMAMFYGSQLQGMMPKLHSLNFGGMELIRPMYCINEQDIINWKNYNGLQFIQCACRFTESCTVCDNGGGGSKRQEIKALIKRLKRENPNIEKSIFNSLHSVCIETFPGFKAGGELHSFLEDYENREPQKG; from the coding sequence ATGGCAAGAGAACTTTCATTTGTCCAAAGCGTAGAACGGAGCATTTCGAAAACATACCGCGAAAGGCTCTGGACGCCGTTCATTACCGCCATAAAGAACTACAAGCTCATCGAAGAAGGCGACAAAATCGCCGTCTGCATCTCTGGCGGCAAGGATTCCATGCTCATGGCGAAGCTCATCCAGATGCTTCACCGCCACAGCGACGTGAAATTCGACGTGGAATACCTGGTGATGGACCCCGGTTACAACGAAATCAACCGTCAGAAAATCGAAAGCAACGCGAAGCTCCTTGAAATTCCCATCACCGTTTTCGAGACGAACATTTTCGACGTGGCAAACAACACCGAACGTTCCCCCTGCTACGTTTGCGCCAAGATGCGCCGCGGCCACCTCTACCACAAGGCAAAAGACCTAGGCTGCAACAAGATTGCGCTGGGTCACCACCTCTCCGACGTCATCGAGACCACCGTCATGGCGATGTTCTACGGCTCGCAACTGCAAGGCATGATGCCCAAGCTCCACAGCCTGAATTTCGGCGGCATGGAACTCATCCGCCCCATGTATTGCATCAACGAGCAGGACATCATCAACTGGAAAAATTACAACGGGCTGCAGTTTATCCAGTGCGCCTGCCGCTTTACCGAAAGCTGCACCGTCTGCGACAACGGCGGTGGCGGCAGCAAGCGCCAAGAAATCAAGGCGCTCATCAAACGCCTCAAACGCGAAAACCCGAACATCGAAAAGAGCATTTTCAACAGCCTGCACTCCGTCTGCATCGAGACTTTCCCCGGATTCAAGGCCGGCGGCGAGCTGCATTCGTTCTTGGAAGACTACGAAAATCGCGAACCGCAAAAAGGATAG
- a CDS encoding DUF2238 domain-containing protein has translation MNNITKSHLFLLGLVLLTTLWSVVGVEDTYLTWILEAAPAIVGLLVLVFTYKKFRMPTYLYVVMALHMAVLLVGAHYSYAKVPLGFWMQDWFGFARNNYDKIGHLMQGVTPALVMIELLRRTTPIKTAGWTGFLSVCVAEAISALYEIIEWLASLSNPTDTEAFLGTQGYIWDTQTDMFMCLIGATISVLICLNVKKFRKLET, from the coding sequence ATGAATAATATTACAAAATCTCATTTGTTCTTGCTTGGCTTAGTTCTCCTGACAACGCTTTGGTCTGTTGTCGGAGTTGAGGATACTTACCTCACGTGGATTCTTGAAGCGGCTCCCGCGATTGTCGGGCTGTTGGTCCTTGTATTTACCTACAAAAAGTTCAGGATGCCCACGTATCTTTACGTGGTAATGGCGCTCCACATGGCGGTGCTTTTGGTGGGGGCGCATTATTCGTATGCGAAGGTTCCTCTTGGATTCTGGATGCAGGATTGGTTCGGCTTTGCGCGCAACAACTACGATAAAATTGGGCACTTAATGCAGGGCGTTACACCTGCACTTGTGATGATTGAACTTTTGCGCCGCACGACTCCTATCAAGACGGCTGGCTGGACGGGATTTTTGTCGGTGTGCGTGGCCGAGGCAATTTCTGCGCTTTATGAAATTATTGAGTGGCTGGCATCACTCAGCAATCCGACGGATACGGAAGCCTTCTTGGGAACTCAGGGCTACATTTGGGATACGCAGACAGATATGTTCATGTGCCTTATCGGGGCGACAATTTCTGTTTTAATTTGTTTAAATGTTAAAAAGTTCCGCAAATTAGAAACTTAA
- a CDS encoding AgmX/PglI C-terminal domain-containing protein, with protein sequence MQNVALYGVLPDVVHKGGDGKVVPRCRIKPLSAKHVVIEGRDIDVQTFLKVYRQRVHGLRFICDKNVRRSEFEGRVVLTLKIASSGEVENVQIKSTTIAENSPFSAINEDVKESVSHWKFPKTKNGATFSFPISFYGELPQPSMFDDSSSIKNK encoded by the coding sequence TTGCAGAATGTAGCTCTTTATGGTGTCCTTCCGGATGTTGTTCACAAAGGGGGTGATGGCAAGGTGGTCCCTAGATGCCGTATTAAGCCTTTGTCTGCAAAACATGTTGTCATTGAAGGTCGTGATATTGATGTTCAGACTTTTTTAAAGGTTTATCGCCAACGAGTTCATGGTTTACGCTTTATCTGCGATAAGAATGTAAGGCGAAGTGAATTTGAAGGAAGAGTAGTTTTGACTTTGAAAATTGCTTCAAGCGGCGAAGTTGAAAATGTTCAAATTAAATCGACTACAATTGCCGAAAATAGCCCCTTTAGCGCTATTAATGAAGATGTCAAGGAATCTGTCAGCCATTGGAAATTCCCGAAAACGAAAAACGGGGCGACATTCTCGTTCCCGATTTCATTTTACGGGGAGCTTCCGCAACCATCGATGTTTGATGATTCGTCTTCAATAAAGAACAAGTAG
- a CDS encoding cysteine desulfurase family protein, whose translation MSYFDYTANTPACEEALQRFCEVERRFIGNANSNHEAGHAAKAFLAQVTDSIAKLLGVNPDEIIYTSGASESNNTAIRGIVQAKRHVGKHIITNPLEHSSVSATLTALQEAGYEIEMVKIGTDGKIDLEDLRGLLRKDTVLVTVNAVDSELGTVQPLESISKIVHEFPNCSLHVDATQAIGKTPINLNLADTASIGAHKFYGLSGSGLLYKKSGIAMEPLIYGGASTTIYRSGTPTLALDASLETALSLAMEHFEERFARVKELRTILQEKLCGYPKVRINSPADAVPHILNLSVAGVRGSVFQKALSDKGIYVSVKSACSVDALPSRAVFAVSRDRKNALNSWRISLSHLTTEKEIDEFMAAFDSCYKELCK comes from the coding sequence CCAATTCGAATCACGAAGCAGGGCATGCAGCAAAAGCTTTCCTCGCCCAAGTGACCGATTCCATCGCGAAACTTTTGGGCGTAAACCCCGACGAAATCATTTACACCTCGGGCGCAAGCGAAAGCAACAACACCGCCATCCGCGGCATCGTCCAGGCCAAGCGCCATGTGGGCAAGCACATCATCACGAACCCGCTGGAACATTCTTCGGTAAGCGCCACGCTCACGGCCCTGCAAGAAGCGGGCTACGAAATTGAGATGGTAAAGATCGGCACCGACGGGAAAATTGACCTGGAAGACTTGCGCGGCCTGCTACGCAAAGATACGGTGCTTGTGACGGTAAACGCGGTGGATAGCGAACTCGGGACCGTGCAGCCGCTAGAATCCATCAGCAAGATTGTCCACGAATTCCCGAACTGCAGCCTTCACGTGGATGCGACGCAGGCCATCGGGAAAACGCCCATAAACCTGAATTTGGCAGACACGGCAAGCATCGGCGCGCACAAGTTCTACGGACTTTCGGGCAGCGGGCTTTTGTACAAAAAAAGCGGAATCGCCATGGAGCCGCTCATTTACGGCGGTGCCAGTACCACCATTTACCGCAGCGGAACCCCGACGCTCGCGCTGGACGCATCCCTTGAAACAGCGCTGTCGCTTGCCATGGAACATTTCGAAGAGCGATTTGCCCGCGTCAAGGAACTGCGAACAATTTTGCAAGAAAAACTCTGCGGCTATCCGAAAGTCCGCATCAATTCGCCCGCAGACGCTGTTCCGCACATTTTGAACCTGAGTGTCGCGGGAGTCCGCGGAAGCGTTTTCCAAAAGGCACTTTCGGACAAAGGAATTTACGTGTCGGTCAAGTCCGCCTGCAGCGTGGATGCGCTCCCCTCCCGCGCCGTTTTTGCCGTCAGCCGCGACCGCAAAAATGCTTTGAACTCCTGGCGCATAAGCCTTTCGCACCTCACCACCGAAAAAGAAATCGACGAATTCATGGCCGCATTCGACAGCTGCTACAAGGAACTTTGCAAATAA
- the panD gene encoding aspartate 1-decarboxylase, with the protein MQLELLKAKIHRATVTDANLNYEGSITIARDLMDAAGILPFEKVGVLDVNNGSRLDTYVIEGPAKSGVICLNGAAARLVQPGDLVIIVAYATMSPEEAKTWKPTVIRVNGKNEIIEKI; encoded by the coding sequence ATGCAGCTAGAATTACTTAAAGCCAAAATTCATCGTGCTACAGTTACCGATGCGAATCTCAACTATGAAGGTTCCATCACTATCGCACGCGATTTAATGGATGCAGCAGGCATCCTCCCCTTCGAAAAAGTCGGCGTTCTTGACGTCAATAATGGTTCCCGCCTTGATACGTATGTCATCGAAGGCCCGGCAAAATCTGGTGTCATCTGCCTGAACGGTGCAGCAGCCCGCTTGGTACAGCCTGGTGACCTCGTAATTATCGTAGCTTATGCAACGATGTCCCCGGAAGAAGCCAAGACCTGGAAACCGACCGTCATCCGCGTCAACGGCAAAAACGAAATCATCGAAAAAATCTAA